Sequence from the Numida meleagris isolate 19003 breed g44 Domestic line chromosome 2, NumMel1.0, whole genome shotgun sequence genome:
aCCTGCGTTTGTATGTACGTCTCTGAAGGAATTTTTAAGTTTCCATAAGATTTCTTTAATAGCTGCTCGTGAAAAGTTCATCTCTTGTTTAGTTTGTTACTTTTCAGAGCGAATGATTATATTTGAATGGGACTTTAGAGCATTTATGTGTAAATCTAGCATGCTGATAAACTTTAACAGCTTCTAACactttcattcttcattttatttcacgACTTGCAAGGAGTCCCAGAGCGTACTGAGTTCTCCCCACACTAGTACTGCTATGAACCAGGCTCCAGAGAGCATACATTGTGAAGACTTGAGAAAACATTCAGCTTCTGAATCAAGAAACGAAGACAACAGTTTAGGGTGTGTTTCCACTTGTTATAATAATATTGTTTTAAACAACATCTTGCTTTAAAGGTACAGACATGGAAATAAAactcttttcatattttctttgatgtaAATAAGTCACCACTAGAAAGGAACTcataaaatgcaaaactgtGGACTTTTACTTCCCTTTCACACTTGCAGTGTGTGAGCTTTCTATGTATGCAGTCCTTTCCGTAtgtttttcatatgttttataGATCACAAGTGAAAACCAGAGtagttccaaaaaaaaaaaaaaagccatgaaaaagaaaaaacaaaacttgcacACTTTTCCTTCACTTGCAGAAGCTTTGAGAGTCTGTTGTCACGGTTATAGTCTGTACAAGATCCTACATAGATTATTTTCTCAGCCATTCCCACTTTCTACCATTTCATGGAACTTAAAGGTAGGCAGTCCTTCAGCAGGAGAGATTCCTTACTTCCTAGACCAAAAGTTTccctgttctttttccttctgttctcagTTCATTTTAGTGAATAATGTCAGTTAATACTCTTGACAGCTTCTTGCAGATCATTGATGGGAAGcgtgtaggtttttttttttttctgtctttcttcccCCAGCCACCAGAAAATGATTTAATCTCTCACTGTATTCAGTCTTTCAGGTCCATCTCAGAACACTCCACCACGTGTTGACTGGGATTCTCAGGTAGTTTCTCCTGTTTTTGGAGCTTCTAGCAATACGAGGAACAACTCAAGTACAAGTCATACACCTTGTATTTTAGATTCAGAATCAAAGCCTAATGTCAAAATCAACCTCTTCAACAATCCTTCCAGTTCCAGATCTCATAAAAATAGATCAAAATCTGAAGATGTCGCTTTTGTCGCACCACTGAATCTTGGAACTGAAATCAACTCAGTTATCAGCCAGGTCTCTGTCAACAGGCAAATGGTTGTGAAAAAGAATAGTAATGAGGTTGTAACTTGTGTTGGAAACACTTGTGCGGCTAAAAGTGAGGTGATGAAGAATGATTTCCTTCTCGTACACCAGAAGCAGCTAGAAGGAAGGTGTgctaagagaaagaaagctgaagatgaGGATGCAGTTAGCTGTGAAAATGCATCCTTCAACAAAGAGAACTCTGTACCCTTTCAATCAGATATTCAGCACGTTAATGGGGAACATACAGGTGATAAGCCCTTGGATCTGTCTGATCGCTTCTCTGGAGTCCGTtgtcaagagaaaaaacaaggaaGCGAGGAGAcctgtaaaaataaactgaagcaGGTGACTCTGTATGATGTTTTTTTGCAGCTAGGGAAGCCCATTCATGAGGGTTCATCATCTGTTCAGAATGCCAACAATGAGAGGAGTTTGTTTGGCAGAGATATGCGAGAGGAATCCTATGTACAAGAGGCAGTACTGGCAAAAACATTTGCAGATACGAAAAAGCAGATCCAAATGAAAGAAGAAGTTCCTCCCTTAAAAGTTACGCCACTGCCAAGTACTATAGACACAGAGCAACTTTTTAGTGATGTGAAGGtatgtttttcttgatttttcttctcttttgaaatgCCATGTTTAAGTTTTGGGAAAGAGTAAAATTGCAATATGTTGTTAGGTTGCCAGTGACCATGTaccaaacagaaagaaaacaaggacaGGGCATGGAGAGTCTGAACCAGCGTCTGTACTTCAACCAAACCCTTGTAGACTATCAAAAAATAAAGTACAGCCAAACGAGCAAGGTAACTTAAAGAAATTGTTCATTTCATTACCTTATCCTCATAGCTTATGCTGCAGATGAATAGAATTCTTTATATCTTGTCTTCTTCATATTTAGtctctttctgttctgcacTTCTCAAGATCATGTTCAGATTTTCAATTACAGTTTGCTGCATTTCATTAAGCTTTCCTTTAGTAGTATCTTCCCCATATTCTTTTGCCTCTATATGATGAATATATCATTGGCATTCAGCTGTAAACTTAACAAATATGGAATAGTCTTTATATCTCATTTATTTAGCATGTTTATCTGCACGGCGCCTTACTGCTGTGCATGAGTTACAGATAGTTTAAACTCAAGCTTCCTGAAATTTTATCTCACTATCTACATCAAATGCTCGAAAACTGTTCTTAAGTGTAACAATGAGCCATTTTGTTAATGCTTTATGATCTAATAGAGAAATCTGTATCTATAATAATGAACAGATGCTGTAAAATACTTTCCTTGGAAGTTGTATACTCTTTTTCTGTAGGTGATCACagtcttaatttctttttatagctGGATTTATGGTTCTACATATGTTCCTTAGCTATGCTGTCGCACTGCACACTTGATGTGGAAACACTTAAAAGTttataagtttaaaaaaaaaaatctttaagctGTTTGTGTGGTTATGTATCTTGAAATCTAAACTTCTAGTTCACAGCTACACTGGGAGTCATCTCTAGAACAGTGACCAGACACTACCGTACTCTTGTGTTctaaaaattaacttttatatTCTTATTAATCTTATGTCTTCTATGCAATTTTAACATTACTTGATTTGCACAGTACAGAGATTTTTCTCAGCAAGAGTATCTGTTATGTATTAAATACCTTGTAGAAATGTATAGGCATGGTGCGCTCTCTGaacatgaccaaaaaaaaaaaaccccaaaccttgAGATGTATTTGTGAATCTTCAGATGAAACATGATTTATgcttattatatttattatttgagGAAAAGTCAATCCCTAAAACCaaagatgaaatgaaagctaacttaaattttaaatatcagatgCTACTTCCAGAGTTTGATtctgatttgtctttttttgtcatattcTCTGTATCCAGACCTGAAAGAAAAACCTTTAGAAAACCTTCAGTGGAGCATAGACCCAGGAGCTGACCTTGCGCAGTACAAAATGGATGTAACTGTGATTGATACGAaggtgagcaattgctttgcAACAAGTCAGCATGTTCCAtcatgctggggaaaaaaagcctctaGAAGTAATAAGAGGAACTTAATTCCAGGCAGACCAAACCCACTTGCTAACTGAAATCGATTTGGCTCACTTGATGCTTTTTCACGCTcctgaaatgtttgtttattcaCAGTATAGTTCAGTTATCCTGTAACGCTTCAGCTATCTTGTTGTATTTGATAAACTTTGCCATGTGGATACTCAGAATGAAACAGATGGGCTTGACAATATTTTGggatttctttgaaaacaaaaaatgttacaaatctcatgacattttctgtgaaaacattcATGAAGATATCTCTCTTTAAGTAATAGAAGATGTGCAGATCATGACAATTATCCTTCCTTATTTAAGgaataacatttaaataagaGGATCACTGCGAATTTTCCTGAAATTTGCTGGCTTTCCTCTCAAATAAGATCAATCTTAACGTGTTTTGAATTGACACTGActgcttctgaatttctgtacctttaatgtaaattttttcATCATAGAATTTTAACACAAAAACTTTAAGGAGTGTCTTGCCTAGCAAGTAATGTAATTCACCAGATAAATTTCCAAAGAGTTTCCAGGAACAATGACAAAATGCTTTTAGATTATTTAGACTAATAGTGATTGCACCGGTTGCTTCTGAGTGTAGTTgtcatgtttcctttttttattcagGATGATTCTCAGTCAAGAATTGCAGGGGAAGTTGTTGATATGGATTATACATATGTTAGTGAAAGTGTgctactaaaaatgaaaaatcaagagCAAACCCAGGCAAGCAGTCCAAGtaagacttcttttttccctctttggtttgatttttttttttttggaggagaaaacaaaggatatttttttcccatgtgtgATTAGATAATACAAACTGgcttgaagcaaaaaaaaaaaaaaaaaaaaaaaaaaaaaaaacagacttatTTTTGCAGTTACAAAGATGAGCCTGTCTCATAGTAGAATTGTTGgtggttgtttctttctttaaacttATGCTGTGTAAACAAGGTTTGTTGTGAGACAAAGCTAGAACTGTGCTTTTACAGTGCTTAAATagttaaatacttttttccatGTTCTAACCTGTAATGAACACACTTACAACTAAAAGCTTTGAAAGGCTGATAGGTAATCATATCAGACTTTCTATGGAAGACCAATCTCATTTTTAATAGCATATAATTAGAACTAGTGTAGCTAAAATAAATCCAGATGTGTTTATATCACCTCTAACATACGATATGTGGTAAATCACAGTTGCAGGGCCATGACTTCGATGACAGCAGTTGCATTCTGGTTTTTGCTTTGAGGGTGGTGGTggtcattttttattattgttttggttctgttggtttttggttggttggggatgtttgctgttgttttggttCTGTTTCAAGATTTTGCAGCTTGATCAcattactgtaatttttttcctacacaaagaaaagtatttccttctgcttgGAAAAGTCCATCATTACAACAACCAAAATCTCATGCATGTACTGTTGAAGTTCAAGGTATATCGAAGTGATTCAGCAGTTAATAGAAGTTTAGAAATAGAAACAAGATATCTTTATGAAAAATATGAGCGTTATTCACTTTCTAAACGTTACTGGAGTGGCTGCAGAATGAATAAATGTATTATTGAGTTAATCAGTACTAGAGCTGGAAGTAGAtgtggtgggttgttagagttagagtagtatggttaggttgcggttggacttgatgatcttgaaggtcttttccaacctgagcaattctatgattctatgattctttacTTAATTTGTTGAGAGAGTATTTTGGATGTTCattgtttgttgggtttttttttctgtaataggaagtgaaaaaaaaatgaatgatacCATAACAGAAATGTTTGATCGGACAGCTGATGAACAATATGAATCATGCCTACCAGAAGATAGTCTTTCCGCGTGTGATGAAAAAGAAACTCTTCATGGTGAAGAGCAGGACAAAGGAATAACAGTAGCAAGCAAGAAACTAAAGAGTGggatatgattttttttttttcctcctctttattAGACTGGTCAAACTGCAAGAGTTGAAGTCAGGGTCTGTTCTATAGGAACAAATACGCCAAATAAACCATGAGTTCATTTTCCATAAGTTCATGGGATAATCCATTCATTGTAATGACATAATATAGACCAATATGGAAATTATTCTATTGATTCATTTACATTACATGCATATAAATATGGGAGCTGTAATGGAAGTTGACACAGAAGCTGTACAACAGTCACTCCTCAAGAAAACACCAGTTTTTGGCTGTGGGTTAGGATTGTGATTTACTTGCTTTCTGTGTTCCCCACCTGTATTGAGATTTCCCaatactttgtattttaagTAACCTTTCCTATTCTGCTCATCTTATCTCACtgctctattttttcttctcccctaaTGCTTTGTGATCACTGATCAACCAATtctatattatttttacttcttactTGAATCTGCTGCCTCAGAGCAGCGTGTACATggcatttttgtatttcttaatagCCCACTAATCATTTTAGAGACCTTTCTGCAGGCAGTCTATTAACCTTATGTGACGTGTGACTTTTTGTTCTGCCTGTTTACAGAACATGAGGATAAACAAGATAAAGCCAAACAGAAAGCTTTTGTGGAGCCATATTTCAAAAGCGATGAAAGGTAATTTGCCCAAtataaatagtaataaaagTAGTTTGTTTAACATAGGCATTCTAAGGGTATTTCCTCCTTAAAGAGAACTTGTTCTGCCATAAAGTAAACCTGTTAGTATGCAGCTTATTAGCAGCTGAAGATGCACAGGTAAAAGATACTGTAAATTAGATAAAAGCTGaagtagaggggaaaaaaaaagcacattgaGGTTTATCGGTCACATTTGTTGCAAAGTAAGGAatggtatttctgctttttataatCCTGTTGAATGAAGTATTTTGTAATCCATGTGGTTTCTTATGGGCATGTAGCCATGCATGAGTTTATCATCAAAGAGCCGATGGGTTGCTtgtacaaataagaaaaaagttgttatctctggtgttttttttcccttcctctagGCAATAAATGAGGAATGTTACGTAACTGTATGCCTTAGGGCTTCCTCTGTTGCCTTTCTGCCTAATCATCATCATTGATAGTCCGAGTCTTAATTTCATAATGATACCAAGCCCTTCAGTTAAATaattactgtcttttttttttaacattggCCTGTTTTCTTTGTAGATGAAAATTCGTTCAGTGTTTTGTAGTTTCGAAAAAGAGCACgttagttggaaaaaaaaaatcttagttcAGTGTTTGAACTGCAACATAACATAACTCCTGCAGAAATCAGCGCAGGAGCTTCCAAGTCTCAAAATGTGTTCTATGGAACtggtatttttcagtaatttagATCAAGTCACTTGCATATGATGAAAAGCCATAAGCACCTGACACACATGTGGTTTAAAGattctgttatattttaaaaactctggaactgttttaattacaaaagTAATCATATTCAAATACGAAATGTAGGATGTTTGGGTTTTGTAGAtgctgtgactttttttctttggaagctATCCATTATTGTATCCTAAAAAAGGGAAATTCCTCAGACATGTAGAGGAATTAACAGCTCTATcctatgaaaacatttttgcatttcagaaagaatacTGTTCTAGATTTTCCTCATATTGAGGTGATTcgaaagaaagaagaaagaagaaaattgccTGGCCATACTTGTAAGGAATGTGAAATTGTAAGTAGCATTGGAAATTTTGGTCTTCTAGCTCTTCTACTATCTACATTCTGAATTGCTGTTGAAATTGAGTCTGGTCGCATCATCTTCTGTATATGCAGGAGCAAAAAGTTGTTTAACAAAGCTGTTCacaaagttacttttttttaatctgtagtAACTGCATgcaacttctcttttttttttgtatgcctGTATGAAGTTTGAAGCTTCTGACAGTGTGATTCCAGTACAGTTTTTGTTAACAAAAGAAACGTTAGATAGTCAAAGAATTATAAGGCTCTAAACTCTACTAAAACTCACAGGTACTGGAATaagtatgttttgtttcttgttgtacctctgtcttgtttgtttcttttttttcctgaggcatctgtattttcagatcATTACACCAACATAGCTACTAATGTAAATAGATAGGCAAAtgtatacaaaaatatttatattactaGGAGAAAAGTATGGGCTTTTAGGTTTCTCCATTACgagtttttccttcctttaaaacTACTAAACTGCTTACATATAAtttgaagaaagataaaatattgaCATAGTTACATGTGTAGTAATGACGTATTTAATTTTATTCGAGTAGACTGAGTTAATTAGGCAATGATCTAATAAGTAAACATGCCAGAAGTGTTGATTAATGACTGAATAATGATGGATTCTCTCAGGAGTCTTTTCACGTAATTTCCACACAAATATGTGTTGGTATGGAACCAACACTGTTCATAGATTCTGCTGCTGGTCATCCTATAGctacattacatttatttagCTGAAGAAATTTATTGGACCTTATTTTGAACTAAAAcatattactgaaaaataccCATGGTAAAagtcattaaattaaaataatttttacagtcaactaaaaatacagttttcaaaagTGTGCTTAGTTCAGAAAgtttgaaggaaaacaggatgttgaaaggaagggaaaaaagaaaaaccaaaatcTTTAGTCTGTTTCTTGGCCCAAGAGTCACATACTAACTTTCAGTTTCCTGCATCTGTAAGCTACGGATCAGTCAATATAGTTCTCATTACTTCCTGACTACTAGAGTGGCAATTCTGGAAACATtaacagctttgattttttaCAGTAGgtttctacatttaaaaaaatatatcttatttAAAGTTTAAAGTCCAGGCCATTGAAGATAAATGTCTTAGAATTTGTGGAATGCTTGGCTGTATCATTGCAACATGCGTAATAAAACTACCTTTCAATGAAATGCCTATGAAAA
This genomic interval carries:
- the RBBP8 gene encoding DNA endonuclease RBBP8 isoform X1, with the translated sequence MNASGGTCGSPSSAEPAGDFFKELWSKLKECHDKEVQGLQLKISKLKKERCLDAERLEEFYTKNQQLREQQKALHDTIKVLEDRLRAGLCDRCAVTEEHMRKKQQEFENIRQQNLKLITELMNEKNSLQDENKKISEQFQQLQKELEERKQQALDAEEGVIPDSPVLTSSFSMVNRMRRKKENRHIRYTEHTHTDLELAKSNSEFQIPLYSTQVSSHHEEEILVADTCDPQLSPVPNKPRMGGYPVPKPSFNLAAVVAETIGLAVQDESESQSVLSSPHTSTAMNQAPESIHCEDLRKHSASESRNEDNSLGLSGPSQNTPPRVDWDSQVVSPVFGASSNTRNNSSTSHTPCILDSESKPNVKINLFNNPSSSRSHKNRSKSEDVAFVAPLNLGTEINSVISQVSVNRQMVVKKNSNEVVTCVGNTCAAKSEVMKNDFLLVHQKQLEGRCAKRKKAEDEDAVSCENASFNKENSVPFQSDIQHVNGEHTGDKPLDLSDRFSGVRCQEKKQGSEETCKNKLKQVTLYDVFLQLGKPIHEGSSSVQNANNERSLFGRDMREESYVQEAVLAKTFADTKKQIQMKEEVPPLKVTPLPSTIDTEQLFSDVKVASDHVPNRKKTRTGHGESEPASVLQPNPCRLSKNKVQPNEQDLKEKPLENLQWSIDPGADLAQYKMDVTVIDTKDDSQSRIAGEVVDMDYTYVSESVLLKMKNQEQTQASSPRSEKKMNDTITEMFDRTADEQYESCLPEDSLSACDEKETLHGEEQDKGITVASKKLKKHEDKQDKAKQKAFVEPYFKSDERKNTVLDFPHIEVIRKKEERRKLPGHTCKECEIYYADIPEEEREKKLAACSRHRFRYIPPNTPENFWEVGFPSTQTCMERGYIKEDVAPCQRPKRRQPYAVMFSPKGKEQKT
- the RBBP8 gene encoding DNA endonuclease RBBP8 isoform X2, whose protein sequence is MNASGGTCGSPSSAEPAGDFFKELWSKLKECHDKEVQGLQLKISKLKKERCLDAERLEEFYTKNQQLREQQKALHDTIKVLEDRLRAGLCDRCAVTEEHMRKKQQEFENIRQQNLKLITELMNEKNSLQDENKKISEQFQQLQKELEERKQQALDAEEGVIPDSPVLTSSFSMVNRMRRKKENRHIRYTEHTHTDLELAKSNSEFQIPLYSTQVSSHHEEEILVADTCDPQLSPVPNKPRMGGYPVPKPSFNLAAVVAETIGLAVQDESESQSVLSSPHTSTAMNQAPESIHCEDLRKHSASESRNEDNSLGLSGPSQNTPPRVDWDSQLGKPIHEGSSSVQNANNERSLFGRDMREESYVQEAVLAKTFADTKKQIQMKEEVPPLKVTPLPSTIDTEQLFSDVKVASDHVPNRKKTRTGHGESEPASVLQPNPCRLSKNKVQPNEQDLKEKPLENLQWSIDPGADLAQYKMDVTVIDTKDDSQSRIAGEVVDMDYTYVSESVLLKMKNQEQTQASSPRSEKKMNDTITEMFDRTADEQYESCLPEDSLSACDEKETLHGEEQDKGITVASKKLKKHEDKQDKAKQKAFVEPYFKSDERKNTVLDFPHIEVIRKKEERRKLPGHTCKECEIYYADIPEEEREKKLAACSRHRFRYIPPNTPENFWEVGFPSTQTCMERGYIKEDVAPCQRPKRRQPYAVMFSPKGKEQKT